ATAACACCTGCTTCTCTACTAGCTTCAAGAAAATCATTAGCTCTTTCAACTTTAGGGAATACATAAAATGCCCCTTTACAATCTACAGTCTCATAGCCCATATCATTTAAACTAGAAACAATTAAATCCCTTCTTCTTGAAAACTCATAAACCATAGCCTTTACAGATTCTTGTGGTCCAGTAAGTGCTTCAATAGCTGCCATTTGAGAAATAGAACTTGCATTTGCAGTACAATATTGATGTACTTTAAGTAAATTTTCAGTTACCTCTTCATTTGCAGCCATATAAGCAATTCTAAGACCAGTCATAGCATAAGTTTTAGAAAAGCCGTTTATTGTTATTACATTATCTGAGTATTCTGCTGGAGAGTAATTTTTTCGCCCATAAATAATTTTTTCATAAATTTCATCTGAAATAATATAAAAATCATGATCGGTTGCTAGATCTGCTATTCCCTTAATGTCTTTTTTATCCATAACTGCACCAGTTGGATTAGAAGGAGAGTTGATAATTAATGCCTTTGTGTTTTTATCAATTTTTTCTTGAACATCTTCAACTTTCATTTTAAATTCATTTTCCATTGGGGTAGAAACTTCAACAACATTAGCTTCAGCTAATCTGACACAAGCAGCATATGATAAAAATCCAGGATTTGGAACTAATACATTATCCCCTTTTTCAAATAAAGCTTGTGCACAGTCATATAAAGCTTCACTTGCACCTGAAGTTACTATAATATTTTCAGTAGCTGTTTTAATATTATTTTCTTTAGCTAATTTGTCTACAATAGCTTCTCTAAGTTCAATGAATCCTTTATTATGAGTATATTTAGTATATCCTTCATCAATAGCTCTTTTCATAGCAGTTCTAATGTTTTCTGGAACATTAAAATCAGGTTCTCCAATCCCTAAATTAATTGCATCTGGATTAGTAAGTTCAAACATTTTTCTAATT
The DNA window shown above is from Methanobrevibacter olleyae and carries:
- a CDS encoding pyridoxal phosphate-dependent aminotransferase; its protein translation is MLNSAKRVEAIELSQIRKMFELTNPDAINLGIGEPDFNVPENIRTAMKRAIDEGYTKYTHNKGFIELREAIVDKLAKENNIKTATENIIVTSGASEALYDCAQALFEKGDNVLVPNPGFLSYAACVRLAEANVVEVSTPMENEFKMKVEDVQEKIDKNTKALIINSPSNPTGAVMDKKDIKGIADLATDHDFYIISDEIYEKIIYGRKNYSPAEYSDNVITINGFSKTYAMTGLRIAYMAANEEVTENLLKVHQYCTANASSISQMAAIEALTGPQESVKAMVYEFSRRRDLIVSSLNDMGYETVDCKGAFYVFPKVERANDFLEASREAGVIAVPGTPFGSLGENHLRMSYANSYENIEKAMDILKNLDY